The nucleotide window CGGCCAGTACACCTGCAGCGGGATTCGATAGGTATCGTCGTACATCAGCGGCCCCTTGTTGAACTGCCGGTGGCCGCCGGCGAAGTCGCCGTGATCCGACGCGTGAACGACGATCGTCTCGTGGAGACCGTGTTCCTCGAGCGCCTTGCGGATTCGTCCCAACTGATCATCGATAAGGGTGACAAAAGCTCGATACTTCGCGATGGCCTCCGCCCAGAGGTCCCAGTCGAACTCGGCGACGCCACGGTAAAAGAGGTAGCTCTTCTGGACGCTCGGCTTGTTTTCGTAGGATTCGTTGTAGTTTTTGAGTCGTTTGATATTATTGGGATCATACATCGAAGCATACGGGTCGGGGTCGGGTCGACAGACTTCGTCCGGGTCAGGTGCATCGTCGGGAACGACGTAGGGATGGTGTGGACCGTAGAAGTCGGTCCGGTGGAAAAACGGTTTGTCTCGCTGCCCGGTTGCATACTCCTCGATCGCCTCGATGGTTCGCTCGGCGATGAACCAGGCGCGGGTGTCTTCGACGTCAATCGGCGCTTTCGCCGCGACGAGCGTCCCTTGGCTGTCGTCACGCGGGTCGCCGTGGGTGTAGATCTCTTCCTCGAGGTCGACGTCCTCGACTGGAACGCCGCGTTTCCGCCGGTACTCGCGAAACGCCTCGTCGATGTCGTCGTGATGACGGTCGCTGCCGCCGAGATACGAGAACCCGAAGTCCTCCGGCGTCTGGTCGTTGCCGACGTGCCACTTGCCGATGTAGCTCAACATGTAGCCGTTCTCGGCCAGGATCTCCGAAAAAGTTGGAATGCCATCCGGCAGGTTCGGCTGAATCGAGTCGGCTTCGTGGCTGTTGTTCAACATCCCGTGGCTGTGCGGATACCGTCCGGTCAGCAACGATGCGCGGGCGCTCGTACAGATGCTGATCGGCGTAAACGCGTGTGTAAAGCGCACTCCGTCCTCCGAGAGCGTATCCATCGCTTTCGTCTCAACTGGTGGGCCATCCGGCGCGGTACAGTCGTATCGCTCCTGATCCGTGAGCACGAACAGGATGTTCGGTCTCTGAGTATCGGCGTCAGCCATCGACCGTCGTACACCGACGCCGTAGTTAATGCTGGGGCCTGCTGTGGATTCGAC belongs to Natronorubrum aibiense and includes:
- a CDS encoding sulfatase-like hydrolase/transferase → MADADTQRPNILFVLTDQERYDCTAPDGPPVETKAMDTLSEDGVRFTHAFTPISICTSARASLLTGRYPHSHGMLNNSHEADSIQPNLPDGIPTFSEILAENGYMLSYIGKWHVGNDQTPEDFGFSYLGGSDRHHDDIDEAFREYRRKRGVPVEDVDLEEEIYTHGDPRDDSQGTLVAAKAPIDVEDTRAWFIAERTIEAIEEYATGQRDKPFFHRTDFYGPHHPYVVPDDAPDPDEVCRPDPDPYASMYDPNNIKRLKNYNESYENKPSVQKSYLFYRGVAEFDWDLWAEAIAKYRAFVTLIDDQLGRIRKALEEHGLHETIVVHASDHGDFAGGHRQFNKGPLMYDDTYRIPLQVYWPKYMDKEGETNSGTCVETEQEERTIDKPVHLHDLTATFLEMAEIDEIPEKFEAQEYGKFTSRSLVPFLKRKRKSPKDINITNGNVGKSNFWPSSIFAQYHGDEFGLYTQRMVRTDRYKYIYNGPDIDELYDLEADPSELTNLIDDSEYVETRQDMRRRLIHWMNRTKDPNRKWVPDVLRAANED